In Sulfurisphaera javensis, a single genomic region encodes these proteins:
- a CDS encoding thiolase family protein, with amino-acid sequence MVAIVDIGITRFGKRKENIFELAKESTQNLLKYNIDFVIISNSYSGEFNEISGISSLLTTYLNIDNIPSLRVDNTSGSGGSALLIAKSLLEAKEANVVLVLGIEKMSDKKTKEVTKIISSLLPHDERIASLPSLASLSALEYMKKFNAPRESIAQVAVKNHYNGSLNPYAHIQKRVTLEEVLNSPIISEPLRLYEYTPISDGAAAVVMVRNEDALSYTSKPVYIKGIGTSNYTAYISEKEDFITLPAVVHASKKAFRKAKVDKIDFAELHDMATILEIIQSEDIGLFKKGEGWKAVMEGITSLQGEIPINPSGGLNSKGHPIGASGIAQAVEAFLQIRGEAGERQVKNARVGLSLSMAGYGNSATVIIYGDEP; translated from the coding sequence ATGGTAGCAATTGTTGACATTGGAATCACAAGATTTGGAAAAAGAAAAGAGAATATATTCGAATTAGCAAAAGAATCAACACAAAATCTTCTAAAATATAATATAGATTTTGTTATTATTTCAAATTCTTATTCTGGTGAATTTAATGAGATTTCTGGTATCAGTTCTTTGCTTACTACTTATCTAAACATAGACAATATACCATCATTAAGAGTTGATAATACAAGTGGTAGTGGAGGTTCTGCATTACTAATAGCAAAGTCCTTGCTTGAAGCTAAAGAAGCTAACGTTGTTCTGGTATTAGGAATCGAAAAAATGTCAGATAAGAAAACAAAAGAAGTTACTAAGATAATATCTTCTTTATTGCCTCATGATGAACGTATAGCATCTTTACCTTCACTTGCATCATTATCGGCGTTAGAATATATGAAAAAATTTAATGCACCAAGAGAAAGTATTGCTCAAGTTGCCGTAAAAAATCATTATAATGGTTCACTAAATCCTTATGCACATATTCAAAAAAGAGTAACATTAGAAGAAGTTTTAAACTCTCCAATTATCTCTGAACCTCTTCGACTTTATGAATATACACCTATAAGTGATGGGGCGGCTGCTGTTGTTATGGTAAGAAATGAGGATGCATTAAGTTATACTTCTAAACCTGTATATATTAAAGGAATAGGTACCAGTAATTATACGGCTTACATAAGCGAAAAAGAAGACTTTATAACATTACCAGCTGTTGTACATGCATCAAAGAAAGCCTTTAGAAAAGCTAAGGTCGATAAGATAGATTTTGCTGAGCTACATGATATGGCAACGATATTAGAAATTATTCAATCAGAAGATATAGGGCTATTTAAGAAAGGAGAAGGATGGAAAGCTGTAATGGAAGGAATAACGTCTCTCCAAGGGGAAATTCCTATTAACCCAAGCGGCGGATTGAACTCTAAAGGACATCCAATAGGAGCTAGTGGGATAGCTCAAGCTGTTGAGGCATTTTTACAGATAAGAGGAGAAGCAGGAGAAAGACAAGTTAAGAATGCTAGAGTTGGTTTATCGTTAAGTATGGCTGGTTATGGAAATTCAGCAACTGTAATCATTTACGGTGACGAACCTTGA
- a CDS encoding FAD binding domain-containing protein has product MSFVLGIPRNFKYVKVNSLDEALEMLKEGAKILAGGQSLFPLLKLRILSVDNLVDINNLDLRGVKENEKEIEIFSLTTHNEVASKVKILSKVAFTIADYQVRNKGTIGGSLAHADPASNYYPALMVLDAKVKVKSKRGERVIETKELFRSPYTTSLKEDEIITSVIIPKSEKTVFSYEVYKRGGSAYPTVIVAVSLKNNKYKVSFGGISEKPLLIEGKVEDKPKEHVIEQLREIKAISDIHADSNTRLKLAERLFISAFNRALEGKSDEINLQPMDIQWKSQPLKAYNKVTIKIKVNGIEIEDEVESRTLLLDFLRKNGYKEVKRGCDEGKCGACTVLVNGRSVKSCLTLAVQTVGQDVRTVKGLEDIKPLQDSFVQNYAMQCGYCTHGFLMVTYDYLKNVKKKEDELLKYSIKNICRCTGYFNIIKAIKNASLSQ; this is encoded by the coding sequence ATGAGTTTTGTTTTAGGCATACCTAGAAATTTTAAGTACGTAAAGGTAAATTCGTTAGATGAAGCGTTAGAGATGCTTAAAGAAGGCGCAAAAATTCTTGCTGGCGGGCAAAGTCTTTTTCCACTTTTAAAACTCAGAATTTTGAGTGTTGATAATCTAGTTGATATAAATAACCTTGATTTAAGAGGAGTGAAGGAAAATGAAAAAGAAATAGAAATTTTCTCCTTAACAACACATAACGAAGTGGCATCAAAAGTTAAAATATTATCAAAAGTAGCATTTACTATTGCAGACTATCAAGTTAGAAATAAGGGAACAATTGGTGGATCATTAGCTCATGCAGACCCAGCAAGTAATTATTATCCAGCATTAATGGTCTTGGATGCTAAAGTGAAAGTGAAATCAAAGAGAGGAGAAAGAGTAATTGAAACAAAAGAACTGTTTAGATCTCCATATACTACTTCTCTAAAAGAAGATGAAATTATAACAAGCGTGATAATTCCAAAAAGTGAAAAAACAGTATTTAGTTATGAAGTATATAAGAGAGGAGGCTCAGCATATCCAACAGTGATAGTAGCTGTAAGTTTGAAAAATAACAAATATAAAGTGAGTTTTGGAGGAATTTCAGAAAAACCATTATTAATAGAGGGCAAAGTAGAAGATAAACCTAAAGAACATGTGATAGAACAACTGAGAGAAATAAAGGCTATATCTGATATACATGCCGATAGTAATACTAGATTGAAATTAGCTGAAAGGTTATTTATTTCTGCGTTTAATAGAGCTCTTGAAGGAAAATCAGATGAAATAAATTTACAACCAATGGATATACAGTGGAAAAGCCAGCCATTAAAGGCGTATAATAAAGTAACCATAAAAATTAAAGTTAATGGAATTGAAATAGAAGATGAAGTAGAATCAAGAACATTACTTCTTGATTTCTTAAGAAAGAATGGATATAAAGAGGTTAAAAGAGGATGCGATGAGGGAAAATGTGGTGCTTGTACAGTTTTAGTTAATGGAAGATCTGTTAAATCTTGTTTAACGTTAGCTGTACAAACAGTTGGACAGGATGTAAGAACTGTAAAAGGATTAGAAGATATAAAACCTTTACAAGACTCATTTGTACAAAATTATGCTATGCAATGTGGTTATTGTACCCATGGATTTCTCATGGTAACTTATGACTATTTAAAGAACGTAAAGAAAAAAGAAGATGAATTGTTAAAATATAGCATAAAAAATATCTGCAGATGCACAGGGTATTTTAATATTATAAAGGCAATTAAGAACGCTTCCTTGAGTCAATAA
- a CDS encoding xanthine dehydrogenase family protein molybdopterin-binding subunit, translating into MYIEGLRAVSGEGEYINDLPDLPGTLYMTIYRSPIAHGKIKKVDVSDVWTHGGLAFGPEDLQKVIINPFPNTIDAPINYFPFAKDKVRFVGEPLAVVLAKDPYKAIDLLDYVSVEIDELPPVISIDDALKNEILVHEELKSNVAMHKNMRFGDTVKAFSESSVIITHSFKFGRHSALPLETYGLLVKFSDELQVWANVQGPMLQVYFLSRALNIPLNKIRLFSPRDIGGSFGNKYSLYPYITLAAAASKLSGKPIRWSESRTESFIGSSAGGERKGMVEIASTKDGIIKGIKYTFYEDVGAYVRPPEPGVLFRVQGNLNGAYDIRAIEAEYYVVLTNKSPTGLNRGYGAPPFYFALETAIDKLADELGIDPLELRLKNLIKTFDKEIDGQRFYETVSGGLYPEQDYVRVVKAIEDEYNKWKNVKSVGVGIAVIVEPSGTNLAYVDLALNKIRNPHSASGDYVIISLNPDGSINVFVNGTNEGLGHETTIAEYISKELGIDESSIHVENRVDTTQPWNLASGSYSSRFTPIVMNAVKIAVEELKNRLSELAKKYLETDSVIFENGKFYDEKRQKSVDIKRLVSAYHWDPSSFNYDKALSVTSYFYSPLLKPPQDNRINSSLGYAIQAHLAIVKKDEVTGDFKIIKYLIVHDAGKILNKNLLEGQMYGGLLHGIALTFYEELKYDELGNPLVTLFDSYESPTLSEVIDMEVELIHFETPAKYLPLGAYGGGEGPIMGAPAAIANAVSRLLGKRISEVPIRVIE; encoded by the coding sequence ATGTATATTGAAGGACTACGTGCAGTTAGTGGAGAAGGAGAGTACATAAATGATTTACCAGACTTACCAGGAACTTTGTACATGACTATTTATAGAAGTCCAATAGCTCATGGGAAAATAAAGAAAGTTGATGTCTCTGATGTTTGGACTCATGGTGGACTTGCATTTGGACCAGAAGATTTACAGAAAGTTATTATTAATCCTTTTCCTAATACTATAGATGCTCCTATAAACTATTTCCCCTTTGCTAAAGATAAAGTAAGATTTGTGGGAGAACCATTAGCTGTAGTATTAGCTAAAGATCCTTACAAAGCTATAGATCTATTAGACTACGTTAGTGTTGAGATAGATGAACTTCCACCAGTTATCTCAATAGATGACGCATTAAAAAACGAAATATTAGTGCATGAAGAGCTAAAAAGTAATGTTGCAATGCATAAAAATATGCGTTTTGGTGACACAGTTAAAGCTTTCTCTGAATCATCAGTTATAATAACTCATTCATTTAAATTTGGTAGACACTCTGCTTTACCTCTTGAAACGTATGGACTATTAGTTAAATTTAGCGATGAACTTCAAGTTTGGGCAAATGTGCAAGGACCTATGTTACAAGTCTACTTCTTAAGTAGAGCATTAAACATTCCATTAAATAAGATTAGACTTTTCTCTCCAAGGGATATCGGAGGAAGTTTTGGAAATAAATATTCTTTATACCCTTACATTACTTTAGCTGCAGCAGCATCTAAACTTTCTGGAAAACCAATAAGATGGAGTGAAAGTAGAACTGAGAGCTTTATTGGTAGTTCGGCTGGCGGTGAAAGAAAAGGGATGGTAGAAATTGCATCGACGAAAGATGGAATAATAAAAGGGATTAAATACACTTTTTATGAAGATGTAGGAGCATATGTAAGACCTCCTGAGCCTGGAGTATTATTTAGAGTTCAAGGTAACTTAAACGGAGCTTATGATATTAGAGCAATTGAAGCTGAATATTACGTTGTTCTTACAAATAAATCTCCAACTGGATTAAATAGAGGTTATGGGGCACCACCATTTTATTTTGCATTAGAGACTGCAATAGACAAACTAGCTGATGAACTTGGAATTGATCCATTAGAGTTAAGACTAAAAAACTTGATTAAAACGTTTGATAAAGAAATTGATGGCCAGAGGTTTTATGAGACTGTTAGTGGTGGGCTTTACCCAGAACAAGATTACGTGAGAGTAGTAAAGGCAATAGAAGATGAATACAATAAATGGAAAAATGTGAAAAGCGTAGGAGTCGGAATTGCTGTTATAGTTGAGCCTAGTGGTACTAATTTAGCTTATGTTGATTTAGCCTTAAACAAAATTAGAAATCCTCATTCAGCCTCTGGTGATTATGTTATTATAAGCCTAAATCCAGATGGTTCAATTAACGTTTTTGTAAATGGAACAAATGAAGGACTAGGACATGAAACTACAATAGCCGAATATATTTCTAAAGAACTAGGAATTGATGAAAGCTCAATTCACGTGGAAAATAGAGTAGATACTACACAACCATGGAATTTAGCTAGTGGAAGTTACTCTAGCAGATTTACTCCAATAGTTATGAATGCTGTTAAAATAGCTGTTGAAGAACTCAAAAATAGGTTATCTGAATTAGCTAAAAAATACTTAGAGACAGACAGCGTAATTTTTGAGAATGGTAAATTTTATGACGAGAAAAGACAGAAAAGTGTAGATATAAAGAGATTAGTCTCAGCTTATCATTGGGATCCTAGTTCATTTAATTATGATAAAGCATTATCTGTGACCTCTTACTTTTACTCACCCCTATTAAAGCCACCCCAGGACAATAGAATAAACTCTTCTTTAGGTTATGCTATTCAAGCTCATTTAGCCATAGTTAAGAAAGATGAAGTAACAGGTGATTTTAAGATAATAAAATATTTGATAGTACATGATGCCGGAAAAATTCTAAACAAAAACTTATTAGAAGGCCAAATGTATGGAGGATTATTACATGGTATTGCATTAACTTTTTATGAAGAGCTTAAGTATGATGAATTAGGAAATCCATTAGTTACACTCTTTGACTCTTACGAATCTCCAACTTTATCAGAAGTAATAGACATGGAAGTTGAGTTAATTCACTTTGAAACACCAGCAAAGTACTTACCATTAGGAGCTTATGGAGGAGGAGAAGGACCTATAATGGGGGCACCAGCAGCTATTGCCAATGCTGTATCGAGATTATTAGGGAAAAGAATTAGTGAAGTGCCAATCAGGGTGATAGAATGA
- a CDS encoding class I SAM-dependent methyltransferase yields the protein METLKEIFNFDFSIYWKEAEEINNKIKNILGSEFPYALTERKRLILYSIVKHINPKTVVETGVGPGVSTTIILSALDKGILYSIDVRDILENKKPTGFLVPNNLKNKWRLYIGKSKDVLPVLLNQLKEIDIFLHDSEHTYENVMFELDLAWNYLRKNGVLLIDNLDFTEAPYHFSKEKRVKLYKIDKEAGGLGLVLKS from the coding sequence ATGGAAACGTTAAAAGAAATATTTAATTTCGATTTTTCTATTTATTGGAAAGAAGCTGAGGAAATAAATAATAAAATTAAGAATATCTTAGGCTCTGAGTTTCCATATGCGTTAACTGAACGTAAAAGACTCATACTTTATTCAATAGTTAAACATATCAATCCCAAAACTGTTGTAGAAACTGGGGTTGGCCCGGGAGTTTCTACTACGATTATTTTGTCAGCTTTAGATAAAGGAATTCTCTACTCTATAGATGTTAGAGACATTCTTGAAAATAAAAAACCAACAGGTTTTCTAGTTCCTAACAATTTAAAGAATAAATGGAGATTATACATAGGAAAAAGCAAAGATGTATTACCTGTTCTTTTGAATCAATTAAAGGAAATTGATATTTTTCTTCATGATAGTGAACATACTTATGAAAACGTTATGTTTGAATTAGACTTAGCTTGGAATTATTTGCGTAAAAATGGAGTATTACTCATAGATAATTTAGATTTTACTGAAGCTCCTTATCATTTTTCCAAAGAAAAAAGAGTAAAATTATATAAAATAGATAAGGAAGCAGGAGGATTAGGATTAGTACTAAAAAGTTAA
- a CDS encoding Glu/Leu/Phe/Val dehydrogenase dimerization domain-containing protein, with protein MLESKKFMLGKVDSTFFIPDKITYFKLKRKSKIYQGIRVQYSRIFGPYIGGVILSQDLDTLIDLAIVSFLRNTLFNLPFGSAIGYINAPITEEKIELINQYIQYVRSNLGIDILLPDEGTMDLADVFYAELSKLDEKYSTNILFYDNLSYAIGIITLIKFALKGNFNVKIGIFGNNPANNELFKLLESLGSEVNYANLSSETDVLVITSGKKIINTFNENIIRAKILVEGSDLAITYDAYNRLKKRGIIVIPDILSNVGKILGVYLNWVNFKIGKIKFNEDEVIRFIYERINKVLRDVIEENKKYNDLKMSCVSLALTKISNTYKRTYGNL; from the coding sequence GTGCTTGAAAGTAAGAAGTTTATGTTAGGTAAAGTTGATTCTACATTTTTCATTCCAGATAAAATAACATATTTTAAGTTAAAAAGAAAAAGTAAGATATATCAAGGCATAAGGGTACAATACTCCAGAATATTTGGCCCATATATTGGCGGTGTTATATTATCACAAGACTTAGATACTCTGATAGATTTAGCTATAGTTTCCTTTTTAAGAAATACACTTTTTAATTTACCGTTTGGTAGTGCTATAGGATATATTAACGCTCCTATTACAGAAGAAAAAATAGAACTGATAAACCAATATATTCAGTATGTTAGAAGTAATTTAGGTATAGATATTTTACTACCCGACGAAGGAACAATGGATTTGGCTGATGTATTTTATGCAGAGTTAAGCAAACTCGATGAAAAATACTCAACAAACATATTATTCTATGACAACTTATCTTATGCAATAGGAATAATCACATTAATAAAATTTGCATTAAAAGGAAATTTTAATGTAAAAATTGGAATTTTTGGAAATAATCCTGCAAATAATGAACTTTTTAAGTTACTTGAAAGTCTTGGTTCTGAAGTTAATTATGCAAATTTAAGTTCTGAAACTGATGTTCTCGTTATAACTAGTGGAAAGAAAATAATTAACACATTTAACGAGAATATAATAAGGGCAAAAATATTAGTTGAAGGAAGCGATTTAGCTATAACTTATGATGCATATAATAGGTTAAAGAAGAGAGGCATAATTGTGATTCCAGATATACTTAGCAATGTAGGTAAAATATTAGGAGTATACCTTAATTGGGTCAATTTCAAAATAGGAAAAATAAAATTTAATGAAGATGAAGTTATAAGATTTATTTACGAGAGAATTAACAAAGTATTAAGAGACGTAATAGAAGAAAATAAAAAATACAATGATTTAAAAATGAGTTGTGTTTCTTTAGCTTTAACCAAGATAAGCAATACCTATAAGAGAACCTATGGGAACTTGTGA
- a CDS encoding NAD(P)/FAD-dependent oxidoreductase — protein sequence MEKFTDYLIIGSGIAGYSALKELEKENVIMVTSDRYYPYDRPPLSKEYLRGKIDRDSIFFEPVSYYEKRENLRVILNKAVERIDPKEKVAELNDGSVIHFDKALIATGGRPRRLNIPGENLQGIHYLRTLDDCDSLKQEKGKEAVIVGGGFIGIEVASSLTMLGVKTTVIEVKPYIWNTFVDEKISRLIQNYFEKHGVSFVLNEGVKEFLGDNKVNKVVTQGGKSLNADFVLIAVGILPNVEIAQKSGISVENGIIANEYLETSAKDIYVAGDVANIYDPSIGKRRRIEHWNNADYTGKLAAKNMQGKKEKYNFLSTIWSDIFDLHIESGGETTDYDEYIIRGNFSIDNPNFNVIYLKGGVIRGYVAINRNYEELSALNKLIMAKAYVNNKKKELEDESYDLSKLSL from the coding sequence ATGGAGAAATTCACTGACTACCTTATAATTGGTAGTGGAATAGCTGGATACAGTGCTCTAAAAGAATTAGAGAAAGAGAACGTAATAATGGTTACCTCTGATAGGTATTATCCTTACGACAGACCACCATTATCAAAAGAATACTTGAGAGGAAAGATTGATAGAGATTCAATATTTTTTGAACCGGTAAGTTACTATGAAAAAAGAGAAAATTTAAGAGTAATTTTGAATAAAGCAGTAGAAAGAATAGATCCTAAAGAGAAAGTAGCAGAACTTAATGATGGTTCAGTAATTCATTTTGATAAAGCCTTAATAGCTACTGGTGGAAGGCCTAGAAGGTTAAACATACCTGGAGAAAACTTACAAGGAATCCATTACCTTAGAACATTAGATGACTGTGACAGTTTGAAGCAAGAAAAAGGAAAGGAAGCAGTTATAGTAGGAGGAGGCTTTATTGGTATTGAGGTTGCCTCTAGTCTTACTATGTTAGGAGTAAAGACTACTGTAATAGAGGTTAAGCCTTATATTTGGAACACTTTCGTGGATGAGAAGATATCAAGATTAATACAAAATTACTTCGAAAAACATGGCGTTAGTTTCGTACTTAATGAAGGAGTTAAAGAATTTCTAGGAGATAATAAAGTAAATAAAGTCGTTACACAAGGAGGCAAAAGTTTAAACGCTGACTTTGTTTTAATTGCAGTTGGTATTCTACCTAATGTTGAAATTGCACAAAAAAGTGGTATTTCAGTAGAAAATGGTATAATAGCAAATGAATATTTGGAAACTTCGGCGAAAGATATTTATGTCGCTGGTGATGTTGCTAACATTTATGATCCTTCAATTGGGAAAAGAAGGAGAATAGAACATTGGAATAATGCAGATTATACTGGCAAACTTGCTGCAAAAAATATGCAAGGAAAAAAGGAAAAGTATAATTTCCTCTCAACAATTTGGTCTGACATATTTGATTTGCATATAGAATCTGGCGGTGAGACAACAGATTACGATGAATATATAATTAGGGGTAATTTCTCCATTGACAATCCTAATTTTAATGTAATATACTTGAAAGGAGGAGTTATAAGAGGATATGTGGCTATAAACAGAAATTATGAGGAGCTTTCAGCTTTAAATAAATTAATCATGGCAAAGGCATACGTTAATAATAAGAAGAAAGAGTTAGAAGACGAAAGTTATGATTTAAGCAAATTAAGTTTATAA
- a CDS encoding enoyl-CoA hydratase/isomerase family protein, with protein MIYEKRNSVSWIIFNRPERLNALDKESWDSLAKYLKKANEDNTKAIVITGTGRAFSAGDDIYAMYELDNAEKAKEFFLTLYSAIEALIETEKPVICAVNGLAYGGGCEILLFCDVTVAVNSAKFSIPEAKLGLIPPMAVSIGPFALGRKINRLILTGEAITAEEAKILGLIDYVVPDDKLYEEVNRVLSLIDQLDFYSIKTIKRWLKKNKKLVEKAIMELALLSQTESAKRRMKEFIDSRKRS; from the coding sequence ATGATTTACGAAAAAAGAAATAGTGTTTCATGGATAATCTTTAATAGACCAGAAAGGCTTAATGCACTAGATAAGGAAAGCTGGGACTCTTTAGCCAAGTATTTAAAAAAGGCGAATGAAGACAATACAAAAGCTATTGTAATTACTGGTACTGGGAGGGCATTTTCTGCTGGCGACGATATTTATGCCATGTATGAGCTAGATAATGCCGAGAAAGCAAAAGAGTTCTTCTTAACTTTATATTCGGCTATAGAAGCTTTAATTGAGACTGAAAAACCTGTAATATGTGCAGTAAATGGATTAGCTTATGGCGGAGGTTGTGAAATATTATTATTCTGTGATGTAACTGTAGCTGTTAACTCAGCTAAGTTTTCTATCCCAGAGGCTAAATTAGGTTTAATTCCTCCTATGGCCGTATCAATAGGTCCTTTTGCATTAGGAAGAAAAATAAATAGATTAATTCTTACTGGAGAAGCAATAACAGCTGAAGAAGCTAAAATTTTGGGATTAATTGACTATGTGGTACCAGATGATAAGTTATATGAAGAAGTTAATAGAGTACTTTCATTAATAGATCAGCTTGATTTCTACTCTATAAAAACGATTAAAAGATGGCTTAAAAAGAACAAAAAGCTAGTTGAAAAGGCTATAATGGAATTAGCGTTATTATCTCAGACAGAGTCAGCTAAAAGGAGAATGAAAGAGTTTATTGACTCAAGGAAGCGTTCTTAA
- a CDS encoding STK_08120 family protein: protein MRVSIKIITSHERDVVYNILSDHVFFFKNLTPFKFIFPSEEENVFYVYGEIPSIFSVFPAEAKVRKFVSPVKISYVMLFQPRIIKLPREKEIDMMYMGSEPTGSGKIEINENLDVQIEYEGEKEKPIVSSIKKSIEKSLKEFDEMIRKERITRHI from the coding sequence GTGAGAGTCTCTATCAAGATTATAACTTCTCATGAGAGAGATGTAGTATATAATATACTATCAGACCACGTATTCTTTTTTAAGAATCTTACTCCTTTTAAATTTATATTTCCTTCAGAAGAAGAGAATGTATTCTATGTTTATGGTGAAATTCCATCAATATTTTCGGTTTTTCCAGCAGAAGCAAAGGTAAGAAAATTTGTTTCACCAGTAAAAATCTCTTATGTTATGCTTTTCCAACCTAGAATAATTAAATTGCCTAGAGAGAAAGAGATTGATATGATGTATATGGGTAGTGAACCTACTGGAAGTGGAAAGATTGAAATTAATGAAAATTTAGATGTTCAAATAGAATATGAAGGAGAAAAAGAGAAACCTATTGTATCATCAATTAAGAAGTCCATTGAAAAATCACTGAAAGAATTTGATGAGATGATTAGAAAAGAGAGAATAACTAGGCATATTTAA
- a CDS encoding DUF1404 family protein — protein sequence MNKFFYLIFLDIILVIPFTFKFLSLSPSIPMLLHYLILGVSIFIAHKSSYSLPKVYLVLALPIIVFWHLPWFFDLATSLYPIWIIDVISLTISGVLVGSSMKNFSVNYIIFLFFLWMIGDSFLSYMWIIANPLYASPYSIYPRYELPAAGSIVFVIMDILGVYILLKLFFAKIFTN from the coding sequence ATGAATAAATTTTTTTATCTAATTTTTCTTGATATAATTCTTGTAATACCATTTACTTTTAAGTTTTTATCTTTATCTCCTTCCATTCCAATGTTATTACATTATCTAATACTTGGAGTATCAATTTTCATTGCACATAAATCGTCATATAGTCTACCTAAAGTGTACCTCGTCTTAGCCTTACCTATTATAGTTTTTTGGCATTTACCATGGTTTTTTGATCTGGCAACCTCACTTTATCCAATTTGGATTATTGATGTTATTTCTCTAACTATATCTGGTGTGCTGGTAGGAAGTTCAATGAAAAATTTTTCTGTAAATTACATTATTTTTTTATTCTTCTTATGGATGATTGGAGATTCATTTTTATCATATATGTGGATTATTGCTAATCCTCTTTATGCCTCTCCTTATTCAATTTATCCTAGATATGAACTACCAGCAGCTGGTTCAATAGTTTTTGTTATAATGGATATTCTTGGTGTTTATATACTATTAAAATTATTTTTTGCTAAAATATTCACAAATTAG
- a CDS encoding MFS transporter, with the protein MSFEKIPLGVKLRAFFVSSGGFLLDGYDLSIISFAATIISKELSLTISEYGLLVASSLIGMIPGSIVFGFLSDKLGRSKLMGIDLFFFLVFGILTALSNSFMELFLSRLFLGFGIGGDYPISSTILSELSPSLTRGKYLVGSISMYWVGTAISSLVTLAFLPIGPYFWRYVFLFGALISIPIVLLRLKLIESPRWLIAVGKEKGERQLQTKGASSFIDIFKGRLLIVTLFVTSVWFLFDVASYGIGLYYPYLLEQFAFPSKYEVVLGTLAISIGALIGYLIAINVIDPIGRRPTLIIGLSLMSLLLYVGALLHLSGSILVPYFMTFVAFEQWAGAVTLFYPTELYPTSVRASGQGFATAVSRIGGVLGTFYFPILEKELSFSHSLLFFATICIIADIIAIIMFKETAKKPLEETSVPIHG; encoded by the coding sequence GTGAGCTTTGAAAAAATCCCTTTAGGAGTAAAGCTTAGAGCCTTTTTTGTAAGCTCTGGAGGGTTTTTATTAGATGGATACGATTTATCAATAATATCATTTGCTGCAACTATAATATCTAAAGAACTTTCATTAACTATTAGTGAATATGGATTACTCGTAGCGTCTTCACTAATCGGCATGATTCCTGGATCAATTGTTTTTGGGTTCTTATCAGATAAACTGGGAAGAAGTAAATTAATGGGAATAGATTTATTCTTCTTTTTAGTTTTTGGAATTTTAACCGCTTTGTCCAATAGTTTTATGGAACTATTTCTTTCAAGGTTATTTCTAGGTTTCGGAATTGGTGGAGATTATCCAATAAGTAGTACGATATTAAGTGAATTATCTCCGTCATTAACAAGAGGAAAATATCTAGTAGGATCTATATCGATGTATTGGGTAGGGACAGCAATATCTAGTTTAGTTACTCTAGCATTTCTGCCTATTGGTCCTTATTTCTGGAGATATGTATTTTTATTTGGAGCATTAATTTCTATCCCTATAGTATTACTCAGATTAAAATTAATTGAGTCACCAAGATGGTTAATAGCTGTTGGTAAAGAAAAAGGAGAAAGACAATTGCAAACTAAAGGTGCATCATCATTTATAGACATATTTAAGGGGAGGCTCTTAATAGTGACGTTATTTGTTACTTCAGTATGGTTTTTGTTTGATGTTGCCTCTTACGGAATAGGACTTTACTATCCTTATTTGTTAGAACAGTTTGCTTTTCCTTCCAAATACGAAGTTGTATTAGGTACTTTAGCAATATCGATAGGAGCATTAATAGGTTATCTAATAGCTATAAATGTAATAGATCCTATAGGAAGAAGACCGACATTAATTATCGGATTATCTTTAATGAGTCTTCTTCTTTACGTAGGAGCTCTCTTACATCTATCTGGAAGTATTTTAGTACCATATTTTATGACCTTTGTAGCTTTTGAGCAATGGGCTGGAGCTGTAACATTATTTTATCCAACAGAATTATATCCAACTTCAGTGAGGGCGAGTGGTCAGGGATTTGCAACTGCAGTGAGCAGAATTGGTGGTGTGTTAGGCACTTTCTATTTTCCTATTTTAGAAAAAGAATTAAGTTTCTCACATTCTTTATTATTCTTCGCTACTATATGTATTATAGCAGATATAATAGCGATCATAATGTTTAAGGAGACGGCTAAAAAACCTTTAGAGGAGACTAGTGTTCCAATTCATGGCTAG